DNA sequence from the Methanobacterium formicicum DSM 3637 genome:
ATCCATGATAACGATCTTTCTACCGTTCACATCAATTACCTGACCCACATGATCGTCATGGGCCAGAAAGTCTCCCTTCAGGAATAGGGGTAGGCGAAGAGATATCCATATTCTATAAAGATCTTTTCCTGCGGATTTATCCCTACCCATGAGTCGGGGTGATTCTCCCATAATTCCGCCCATCTGCTCTTTTAAGGCATTTGAAATCTTCCGGGCAGCCTTGTAGGATCCAAAGTAGTAATCAATTCCTTCTTTGATCCCAACTCTCTGTGATAGGTAAGCCATTCGATTGATGCGGGATAATTTTTCAAGGAGATTTTTTATAATCCCATCAGCTTTCTGGATTTCCTCATCTTCCAGGGATCTTTCATCTGCCCTTAGCTGCAAGACTGCTTCATAGTATCCTGAAGCGTACTTACTGCATTCTGGACAGGCATTACGGTTGATTTTAACATTTATCTTAAATTCCCGTTCTATGGGTATCCCCAAAACATTACCCCTGGCAGTTACCAGCATTTCCAGAATGGAACCCTTCTGATTAATGAGATCTATTTCCAGAACCACATCCTCTGCATCTTCATCAGGTACAGACTCCTGGGCTATGGTCTGTGCAACTAACTCTTCCTCTGAAAGGTCTGTTTCAATCCATTTATCACCCACGTGGATTGATGAACAGTGGGCACAGGATTCCACCTCCAATTCAGGGGGAATGGTGATTAATTTATTTCCAGCAGCAAAACAGGAATAACATAGGCCCTTAAACAGTTCTTGGTCTTCTTTACCGCATTTAATACAGAACATAGTATCTAATCTTGTAATTTTTATTAATAAAAATTTTTTCCAATTTCAAAAAAGTAATAGAATAAAAAAAGGGAATTTAAAGGGTTTTTAGGGGTGCTTTGGCTCCGCATGCCTCACATTTAAGGAGGAAGATGCGGTCTTCCCTTATTATTCTTGTATCTGGCCGGTTGCACTCGTGGCACATGATGAAACGTTGCACGTAGTCATCCATCCGGTCGTTAATCAGGTAATGGGTGAATTTTCCCTGCATAATAGCCCTGTTTCCTTCCAGGTTTCCTGCAGTACCCAGTTCCCTTAACAGGAATTTAAGGATGTGCTGAGGGTCACGGTTCATGGCATCGGCTATTTCTCCGAAGTTCTGAATGATGGTCCGGTTTCCCTGGATTATTGAGTAAGCCTTGGGTACTGAGAACCTTTTGGTTTCCAGTGCCTGTGGTGGTAATTGCTCAATGGCTCGGTCCAGTAATTCTTCATAATCGCTCATATTTAATACCTCCTTCAAACTAAAATTCGTATAAAACTGTTTTAAACTGAATTTGATTTTAATAAAGAAAATTTAAGATAATCCCAGTTCAGGCAACTTTTAAGTAGCCTTGCTGGGGTTCGTAAATGATTCCTTTACGTTTCAACTGGCGGATAAGGTCTTCTACCTTTTCCTCGCTCATATTATATCTATCTCTCATTTCAGTTATAAGTATGTTGGTGGGTGCCCGTCCGCCGTACTCTTCTTCCAGTTCTTTGATAATTTCCTGAACCACTCTGATTTTATCCCGATCAGATTTAGGTGTACGCCCTTCAACCTTGTCAATATCCACTTTACCTGTCTCTGGATCGTAGCCTACGTTTTTCAGACAATTTTCCTGAAGGGTGACAGCACGCTTTGCATCTTCACGTGTTACTTCACTACCTAACCTAATTTTAGAGCTTGCTTCGGCTAATCGAACCAGTGCTTCCAGTTGTCTGGCTGTTATGGGAACTGGTGAGTCTTCTTCTGCGGATCCGCCACGCATACCCACGTAAAACTCTCGAAGTACATCCATAGCTTCATTGGTCAGGTGTGGGTGGACTTCTCTCCGGGCATACGCAATATATTTTCTGAGAAGTTCTGGATCGATATCATAAGGTACTGCAGTATCCCGGTGGGTGTTAAGAATGTGGCTGGCCAGTGCACTGTCTCTTTCAACATCTGGCTTATCTTCAACCACAAATATGAGATCAAATCGCGATAAAATTGTTGAAGGAAGATTAATTTGTTCTGCTATTGATTTGTAACGATCGAAACGTCCGAACTTGGGGTTTGCTGCTGCTAAAACTGAACAACGTGAGTTTAATGTGGCCATGATCCCTGCTTTGGCTATACTGATGGTTTGCTGTTC
Encoded proteins:
- a CDS encoding 60S ribosomal export protein NMD3, with amino-acid sequence MFCIKCGKEDQELFKGLCYSCFAAGNKLITIPPELEVESCAHCSSIHVGDKWIETDLSEEELVAQTIAQESVPDEDAEDVVLEIDLINQKGSILEMLVTARGNVLGIPIEREFKINVKINRNACPECSKYASGYYEAVLQLRADERSLEDEEIQKADGIIKNLLEKLSRINRMAYLSQRVGIKEGIDYYFGSYKAARKISNALKEQMGGIMGESPRLMGRDKSAGKDLYRIWISLRLPLFLKGDFLAHDDHVGQVIDVNGRKIVIMDLETLENVSISWREYSNLEKVAGREDVKITTVTSKTPTEIQLLHPETYQPVDMNMMSQLTRINIGEEVEVIEIRGKLYIIPPKE
- a CDS encoding translation initiation factor IF-2 subunit beta, which encodes MSDYEELLDRAIEQLPPQALETKRFSVPKAYSIIQGNRTIIQNFGEIADAMNRDPQHILKFLLRELGTAGNLEGNRAIMQGKFTHYLINDRMDDYVQRFIMCHECNRPDTRIIREDRIFLLKCEACGAKAPLKTL